CGCCCTAGTGTTGGGCGCAGCCCCCTGGGCAGTACTCGACCACGAGCCACTGACATCCTGTGCGGCTGACCAGCACGGCAGCCTCACGGCAAGCATCTCGACCACCAGAATCTCGACCGATCGACGACGGAGGCACATCGTGGCACCAGGGAATACGGCCCGGACGAACGACCGTGCCCGCGGGGCGGTGGAACTCCTCAGCGCTCCGCAGGAACCGGCGACGGACGGGCTCACCGAGCGTCAGCGAGACGTCTTGGCGACGATCCGCACCTCTATCGAGTCCCGGGGATACGCGCCGAGCATGCGAGAGATCGGACTCACGGTCGGCCTGACCAGCCCGTCGAGCGTCAAGCACCAGCTCACCGCGCTCGAGCGCAAGGGGTACCTCCGCCGCGACCCGAACCGTCCCCGCGCCATGGAGCTCGTCCACCAGGGAGAGCCCCTCGCGGTCGCCGCGGTCGATGCCCGCACCACGTTCCGCGATGCGAACGGCGAGAACGTCGACAGCGACGCCCACCCGGCACCGTCGTACGTTCCGGTGGTCGGTCGGATCGCTGCCGGCGGGCCCGTCCTCGCTGAGCAGGTCGTCGAGGACGTCTTCCCTCTTCCCCGTCAGCTCGTCGGCGACGGCGACCTGTTCCTCCTGCGCGTCGTCGGCGACTCGATGATCGATGCAGCCATCTGCGACGGGGACTGGGTCGTCGTCCGTCGCCAGCCCGTCGCGGAGAACGGCGAGATCGTCGCAGCCATGATCGACGGCGAAGCGACCATCAAGTCGTTCCGTCGCGTGGACGGCCACGTCTGGCTCATGCCGCACAACGCCGCGTTCAGCCCGATCTCAGGTGACGAGGCGACCGTCCTCGGCCGCGTCGTCAGCGTCCTGCGAAGCCTCTGACCGAGACGCTGCACGCAGGGCCTGCCGCCCCGGCTCGGAGGTGGACGACCTTTGCCGCGGGCCCTGATCGAGCCGAGAACGGGCTCCGTCAGTAGCCGAACTGTCGGGCCACCGCTTTGAGCGCCGTGGCCGAGTGCTGCAGGCCCCTGATCTCGACAGGTGACAGCGGGACCGCGAGACGGTCGGTGCAGCCACGCCGACCGACGAGCGTCGGGACCGAGAGGCAGATGTCGCTGATCCCGTAGTAGTCGTCGAGAAGCGTCGAGACAGGCAGCACCCTGTTCTCGTCATTGAGGACCGCCTCGATGATGCGGGTCCCCGCCAGTGCGACCGCATAGTTCGTCGCGCCCTTGCCCTCGATGATGCGGTATGCGGAGTTCACCACCTCGTGCGCGATCTCGTCGCGGTCGCTGAGCGTCAACGCTCCACGTCCTTCGATCCCGCTCCAGTCCAGCAGCGGCACGCCACCGATCGTGGCCGAGCTCCACAAGGGGATCTCGCTGTCACCGTGCTCCCCCGCCATGTAGGCGTGGACATTCTGCACGGCCACGCCAGCGTGCTCGGCGATGAGGTAGCGCAGCCGAGACGAGTCGAGGACCGTACCCGACCCGAAGAGCTGTGTCGGCGGCAGACCGGTGATCTTCAAGGATGCGTACGTGACGATGTCGACGGGATTGGTCACCATGACGTAGATCGCGTCCGGCGCGACCTCGAGAAGGCTCGGGAGGATCTTCGACACGAGCCCGATCGTCGCCTCGGCGAGGTCGATCCGTGTCTGACCCGGCTTCTGCTTCGCGCCCGCCGTGACCATGATGACGTCAGCGTCCGCACACACCGCCACGTCGTCGGACCCGACGACCTGTGCCATCGGCATGAACTGGATGCCGTGCGCCAGGTCGAGCGCCTCGGCCTCGACCTTCGCCTTGTTGATGTCGAACAACGCCACCGTACGGGCCGAACCACGCATGAGTGCTGCGTACGCCATGGTCGAACCGACCGCACCGGCGCCGACGACCGCGACCTTGGTCGTCTTGCGAGCCCGGGGCAGCGCGACCGCGGAACGGTCGCGGGTACCGGTCTGATCAGCGTCGTTCATGCTTCCTCCAGCGGGTGGTGGGATAGGTCGTCATACGCCTTCGCGCAGGTCAGCGAGACGTCGGAGAGCGGAGAGCGCGGTGTCTGTGCTGGTCGTCCGCCAGAAGTCCGGCAAGGACTGCACCAAGAACGAACCATACCGGGCGGTGGCCAACCGTGGGTCGAGGACCGCAACGACGCCCTTGTCGGACATCGTCCGGATGAGGCGGCCAGCGCCCTGTGCGAGGAGGAGCGCCGCGTGCGTGGCCGAGACCTGCATGAAGCCGTTGCCCCCGTGCGTCTCGACGAAGCGCGCGCGAGCAGCCTTGACCGGGTCGTCCGGTCGCGGGAACGGGATCCGGTCGATCATGACGAGCGTGCACGCCGGCCCGGGGACGTCGACACCTTGCCAGAGGGAGAGCGTGCCGAAGAGGCACGTCGCGTCGTCCT
This sequence is a window from Sanguibacter antarcticus. Protein-coding genes within it:
- the lexA gene encoding transcriptional repressor LexA, yielding MELLSAPQEPATDGLTERQRDVLATIRTSIESRGYAPSMREIGLTVGLTSPSSVKHQLTALERKGYLRRDPNRPRAMELVHQGEPLAVAAVDARTTFRDANGENVDSDAHPAPSYVPVVGRIAAGGPVLAEQVVEDVFPLPRQLVGDGDLFLLRVVGDSMIDAAICDGDWVVVRRQPVAENGEIVAAMIDGEATIKSFRRVDGHVWLMPHNAAFSPISGDEATVLGRVVSVLRSL
- a CDS encoding L-lactate dehydrogenase, with translation MNDADQTGTRDRSAVALPRARKTTKVAVVGAGAVGSTMAYAALMRGSARTVALFDINKAKVEAEALDLAHGIQFMPMAQVVGSDDVAVCADADVIMVTAGAKQKPGQTRIDLAEATIGLVSKILPSLLEVAPDAIYVMVTNPVDIVTYASLKITGLPPTQLFGSGTVLDSSRLRYLIAEHAGVAVQNVHAYMAGEHGDSEIPLWSSATIGGVPLLDWSGIEGRGALTLSDRDEIAHEVVNSAYRIIEGKGATNYAVALAGTRIIEAVLNDENRVLPVSTLLDDYYGISDICLSVPTLVGRRGCTDRLAVPLSPVEIRGLQHSATALKAVARQFGY